In a genomic window of Nesterenkonia halotolerans:
- a CDS encoding glycosyltransferase family 87 protein → MKIPGSRLLWLLLAATVLGAALSVLAVQWCRLNGWTDPGQHIHMCYSDFSLLFSQRGLGEGLFPFVDDVPAEKVMEYPVLLTMVAGVLAQLVPGEGISEARILAFYDLNHVAVILCWIGVVLATAYSTAGWRRHDALMVALAPGIILSLSINWDMWAVFLGGLALLLWGRSHPVWAGVLIGVGAAMKLYPLFFLGAILVLCVRSGRLRSFVLTTAVAVVTWLAVNVPFMLLQFDQWATFYRFSSDRDVSFSSVWLFFSWLPLDGAGFSLLSNGLFLLCCLGIAYLTWAAPTRPRLAQICFLIVASFLLLGKVYSPQFVMWLIPLLVLARPRVRGYLLWQGAEVFHWVSVWMMSAKITSGGEFAGGTELIDWAYHLGILAHMATLIYLMVQVIREILDPARDIVRSAPFEQSASQQDLGTTDPLAGVTRGHEDVFALPGLGRRTSVKLRW, encoded by the coding sequence GTGAAGATCCCCGGCTCACGATTGCTCTGGCTGCTGCTCGCGGCCACGGTGCTGGGCGCTGCACTCTCCGTGCTGGCGGTCCAATGGTGCCGCCTCAACGGCTGGACCGACCCGGGCCAGCACATCCACATGTGCTATTCCGACTTCTCCCTGCTGTTCAGTCAGCGCGGCCTGGGCGAGGGGCTCTTCCCCTTCGTCGACGACGTCCCGGCAGAGAAGGTGATGGAGTACCCGGTGCTGCTGACCATGGTGGCCGGAGTGCTCGCGCAGCTGGTGCCTGGCGAAGGCATCAGCGAGGCGCGGATCCTGGCCTTCTACGACCTCAACCACGTGGCGGTCATCCTCTGCTGGATCGGCGTGGTGCTCGCCACCGCCTACTCCACTGCCGGGTGGCGCCGCCACGATGCGCTGATGGTGGCGCTGGCACCGGGGATCATCCTCTCGCTGTCCATCAACTGGGACATGTGGGCGGTCTTCCTCGGCGGGCTCGCGCTGCTGCTGTGGGGACGTTCGCATCCGGTCTGGGCGGGGGTGCTGATCGGCGTGGGTGCCGCGATGAAGCTCTATCCGCTCTTCTTCCTGGGCGCGATCCTGGTGCTGTGCGTGCGCAGCGGTCGGCTGCGCTCCTTCGTGCTCACCACTGCAGTCGCCGTCGTGACCTGGCTGGCGGTCAATGTTCCCTTCATGCTGCTGCAGTTCGATCAATGGGCGACCTTCTACCGGTTCTCCTCGGACCGCGACGTCAGCTTCTCCTCGGTATGGCTCTTCTTCAGCTGGCTGCCGCTGGACGGGGCCGGATTCTCGCTGCTCTCCAATGGGCTGTTCCTGCTGTGCTGCCTGGGGATCGCCTATCTGACCTGGGCGGCGCCCACACGGCCACGGCTGGCGCAGATCTGCTTCCTGATCGTGGCGAGCTTCCTGCTGCTCGGCAAGGTCTACTCGCCGCAGTTCGTGATGTGGCTGATCCCGCTGCTGGTTCTGGCGCGCCCGCGCGTGCGTGGCTATCTGCTGTGGCAGGGGGCGGAGGTCTTCCACTGGGTCTCGGTCTGGATGATGAGCGCGAAGATCACCTCCGGAGGGGAGTTCGCCGGCGGCACCGAGCTGATCGACTGGGCCTATCACCTGGGCATCCTGGCGCATATGGCGACACTGATCTACCTGATGGTGCAGGTGATCCGCGAGATCCTGGATCCCGCGCGGGACATCGTGCGCAGCGCACCTTTCGAGCAGAGTGCGTCCCAGCAGGATCTGGGCACGACCGATCCGCTGGCCGGAGTCACGCGGGGCCACGAGGACGTCTTCGCCCTGCCGGGGCTGGGCCGCAGAACATCTGTGAAGCTGCGCTGGTGA
- the mptB gene encoding polyprenol phosphomannose-dependent alpha 1,6 mannosyltransferase MptB gives MHANPVSRHAERVRTALGQWPPTAWLIGGEEAAASHTARQGLLAALMIMVGSWGVGWLAMTPQSLLALNPLLLPLRTTTAGVVVCTVLLVLGALLLLRSWLRLSQRVGSWSPRATPVMRRTLFMWATPLMFSLPIFSRDVYSYLAQGRVLHAGLNPYEDGVSELPGWFMEGADGLWAESPSPYGPLFLVLAQIIWFVSGGVPEIAILLFRCLSLIGMALMLYCIPRLARAFGSEPSWALWLCLLNPMTLLVFVAAAHNDSLMIGLMLAGTLAALRRRRLLGVLLLVAAIAVKPIALVVLPFILLLPLKDTASLWRRAREWALGATVAVVLLVAGGAALGIGLGWVSAALGAGAAVLQAAPVGLLGIGIGALVEVLSGVDATLVTEAVYTLARVLAGVVVATLLLRRSVGNPVLWAAYGLTVVVLTSSIIQPWYLLWLLPFFAVVHVYRGRALVLVTTIITVMVLLSMVGQLSVAQWIDAAVINAIAISVVSLYLIYVVFLDPNTTEFFDMRRRSQRWNAELGWKRLRELTPPRRSWAAEDIYDKDPR, from the coding sequence GTGCACGCTAATCCCGTCTCGCGCCACGCCGAACGCGTACGCACGGCCCTGGGCCAGTGGCCTCCCACAGCCTGGCTCATCGGAGGCGAGGAGGCCGCGGCCTCGCACACCGCTCGACAGGGCCTGCTCGCCGCGCTCATGATCATGGTGGGCTCCTGGGGCGTCGGGTGGCTGGCCATGACCCCACAGTCCCTGCTGGCGCTGAACCCGCTGCTGCTGCCGCTGCGGACGACGACGGCCGGCGTCGTCGTCTGTACGGTGCTGCTGGTGCTCGGGGCGCTGTTGCTGCTGCGGTCCTGGCTCCGACTCTCCCAACGCGTGGGGTCCTGGTCACCGCGGGCCACACCGGTGATGCGCCGAACCCTGTTCATGTGGGCCACTCCGCTGATGTTCTCGCTGCCGATCTTCTCCCGCGACGTCTACTCCTACCTGGCGCAGGGCCGCGTGCTGCACGCGGGGCTGAACCCCTACGAGGACGGCGTGTCCGAGCTGCCCGGCTGGTTCATGGAGGGCGCCGACGGGCTCTGGGCGGAGTCGCCCTCTCCCTATGGGCCGCTTTTCCTGGTGCTGGCGCAGATCATCTGGTTCGTCTCCGGCGGGGTGCCGGAGATCGCCATCCTGCTGTTCCGCTGCCTCTCGCTGATCGGCATGGCGCTGATGCTCTACTGCATCCCGCGGCTCGCTCGCGCTTTCGGCTCAGAACCGTCCTGGGCGCTGTGGCTGTGCCTGCTGAACCCTATGACGCTGCTCGTCTTCGTCGCCGCCGCGCACAATGACTCGCTCATGATCGGGCTGATGCTGGCCGGAACGCTCGCCGCGCTGCGCCGTCGCCGGCTGCTCGGAGTGCTGCTGCTGGTCGCGGCGATCGCGGTGAAGCCCATCGCGCTGGTGGTGCTGCCCTTCATCCTGCTGCTGCCGCTGAAGGACACCGCAAGCCTCTGGCGGCGCGCGCGTGAATGGGCGCTCGGCGCAACGGTCGCCGTCGTGCTGCTGGTGGCCGGGGGAGCCGCGCTGGGCATCGGTCTGGGCTGGGTCTCCGCGGCACTTGGAGCGGGCGCAGCGGTGCTGCAGGCGGCCCCCGTAGGACTGCTGGGCATCGGCATCGGCGCCCTGGTCGAGGTTCTCTCCGGCGTGGACGCCACCCTGGTGACCGAGGCCGTCTACACCCTGGCGCGGGTCCTCGCAGGGGTGGTGGTCGCGACCCTGCTGCTGCGCCGCAGCGTGGGCAACCCTGTGCTCTGGGCCGCCTACGGTCTGACCGTGGTGGTGCTGACCTCCTCCATCATCCAGCCCTGGTATCTGCTGTGGCTGCTGCCGTTCTTCGCGGTGGTCCATGTGTATCGCGGGCGCGCACTGGTGCTCGTCACGACCATCATCACCGTGATGGTCCTGCTCTCCATGGTCGGTCAGCTCTCGGTGGCGCAATGGATCGACGCCGCGGTCATCAACGCGATCGCCATCTCGGTCGTCTCGCTGTACCTGATCTATGTGGTCTTCCTGGACCCCAACACCACTGAGTTCTTCGACATGAGGCGCCGCTCACAACGCTGGAATGCCGAGCTCGGCTGGAAGCGCCTGCGAGAATTGACTCCGCCGCGCCGCTCCTGGGCGGCCGAGGACATCTATGACAAGGACCCCAGGTGA
- the mptB gene encoding polyprenol phosphomannose-dependent alpha 1,6 mannosyltransferase MptB, which yields MSAEAGAAENSPAPRGAEGSTGLATTSSTPEDAPGPRRARRRDLWLHILRSSTRPKHLWSPLLEGVLGSLLVLFGSLGVGWLVSSSPLSRDPWLIVLRTEPAGVVVSTIALTLGCWIMLRAWLRLSRVLEDPDPRRHWPASSLRVVNWAVVLWSIPQLITVPIFSRDVFAYLNQGRLVLAGQDPYTTGVSSLNNWFHLGTDILWAESETPYGPLFLWIEAAVMRTAADSPDLALFLFRLACVGGVVMMMIFVPKLARLHGIDPARAQWITLANPLLIVSFISSAHNDAIMVGFALAGIYAAARGRGVLATLLVVVSIGIKPITIVLLPFIGLLWAGQGASWSRKFQYWFFTAGLAAAAMITIGLVQGYGFGWLAVLAGTGTGSVYWSPIGIADGWLGTLLRSFGLDSGWTLEVFKIVGRILSVAAVLWLMFRGSDKFIVQRMVWAFTALVVLSPIIQPWYLLWLLPLFAITGIRKDWQFKWVVFTIVFFLAFGASDQLSIYQFLELDQQMLALSIAVSWFAIIWLALVDRQTRWVIWDDWGLPPMRWEWPRRRRRETLASVEPGAPADLAEPKDLKDPADPTGEERPSGAR from the coding sequence ATGAGCGCTGAGGCTGGAGCCGCCGAGAACAGCCCCGCACCCCGAGGTGCCGAGGGCTCCACTGGGCTCGCCACCACCAGCTCCACCCCAGAGGATGCGCCCGGCCCGCGCCGCGCCCGGCGCCGCGACCTCTGGCTGCACATCCTGCGCTCCTCCACCCGACCCAAGCACCTCTGGTCGCCCCTTCTCGAAGGGGTGCTCGGCTCGCTGCTGGTGCTGTTCGGCTCCCTGGGGGTGGGCTGGCTGGTCAGCTCCTCCCCGCTGTCCCGGGACCCCTGGCTCATCGTGCTGCGCACCGAGCCCGCCGGCGTCGTCGTCTCCACCATCGCCCTGACACTGGGCTGCTGGATCATGCTGCGCGCCTGGCTGCGACTGAGCCGAGTGCTGGAGGACCCTGACCCGCGCCGGCATTGGCCGGCCAGCTCACTGCGAGTGGTCAACTGGGCGGTGGTGCTCTGGTCCATCCCGCAGCTGATCACCGTGCCGATCTTCTCTCGAGACGTCTTCGCCTACCTGAACCAGGGAAGGCTCGTGCTGGCAGGGCAGGATCCCTACACCACCGGAGTCTCGAGCCTCAACAACTGGTTCCACCTGGGCACCGACATCCTCTGGGCCGAGTCCGAGACTCCCTATGGTCCGCTCTTCCTCTGGATCGAAGCCGCGGTCATGCGCACCGCCGCCGACAGCCCGGACCTGGCGCTGTTCCTGTTCCGCCTCGCCTGCGTGGGCGGGGTGGTCATGATGATGATCTTCGTCCCGAAGCTCGCCCGCCTGCATGGGATCGATCCGGCCCGTGCGCAGTGGATCACGCTGGCCAACCCGCTGCTGATCGTCAGCTTCATCTCCAGCGCGCACAACGACGCAATCATGGTGGGCTTCGCGCTGGCCGGAATCTACGCCGCGGCGCGCGGCAGGGGAGTGCTCGCCACGCTGCTCGTGGTGGTCTCCATCGGCATCAAACCGATCACCATCGTGCTGCTGCCCTTCATCGGACTGCTCTGGGCAGGACAGGGCGCGTCCTGGTCGCGGAAGTTCCAATACTGGTTCTTCACCGCCGGACTGGCCGCGGCCGCCATGATCACCATCGGCCTGGTGCAGGGCTATGGCTTCGGCTGGCTCGCCGTCCTGGCGGGCACCGGCACCGGCAGCGTCTACTGGTCTCCGATCGGCATCGCCGACGGCTGGCTGGGCACCCTGCTGCGCTCCTTCGGTCTGGACAGCGGGTGGACGCTCGAGGTGTTCAAGATCGTCGGCCGGATCCTGTCCGTCGCCGCGGTGCTGTGGCTGATGTTCCGCGGCAGCGACAAGTTCATCGTCCAGCGCATGGTCTGGGCCTTCACCGCGCTGGTGGTGCTCTCACCGATCATCCAGCCCTGGTACCTGCTCTGGCTGCTGCCGCTCTTCGCGATCACCGGGATCCGCAAGGACTGGCAGTTCAAATGGGTCGTGTTCACCATCGTGTTCTTCCTCGCCTTCGGCGCCTCGGATCAGCTTTCGATCTACCAGTTCCTGGAGCTGGACCAGCAGATGCTGGCCCTGTCCATCGCCGTCTCCTGGTTCGCCATCATCTGGCTGGCCCTGGTGGACCGACAGACCCGCTGGGTGATCTGGGACGACTGGGGTCTGCCACCGATGCGCTGGGAATGGCCCCGCCGACGACGGCGCGAGACTCTCGCCTCCGTCGAGCCCGGCGCCCCTGCAGACCTGGCAGAGCCCAAAGACCTGAAAGACCCTGCAGACCCCACCGGAGAGGAGCGCCCCTCCGGTGCACGCTAA
- the orn gene encoding oligoribonuclease, which translates to MSSHMTETNDSSTPEAPTRPGGSWAGRMVWIDCEMTGLNPDHDVLVEIAALVTDAELNILGEGVQVVIAPDPAERLETMAPIVQKMHTASGLLEDLKDGVSAQVAEQRVLEYVKAWIPEAGVAPLAGNSVHADKAFLRIGMPELMKHLHYRIIDVSTIKELSSRWYPEAKKTAPAKTGNHRALGDIQDSIEELKHYRRTVFKQG; encoded by the coding sequence GTGAGTTCCCATATGACTGAGACCAATGACTCATCCACTCCAGAAGCACCCACACGCCCGGGAGGATCCTGGGCGGGGCGCATGGTCTGGATCGACTGTGAGATGACCGGGCTGAATCCTGACCACGACGTGCTCGTGGAGATCGCAGCCCTGGTCACCGACGCTGAGCTGAACATCCTCGGCGAGGGTGTTCAGGTGGTGATCGCTCCGGACCCTGCCGAACGGCTGGAGACCATGGCGCCGATCGTGCAGAAGATGCATACCGCTTCAGGCCTGCTCGAGGACCTCAAGGACGGTGTCTCCGCGCAGGTGGCCGAGCAACGCGTGCTCGAGTACGTCAAGGCGTGGATTCCTGAGGCTGGAGTCGCCCCACTGGCGGGGAACTCGGTGCACGCCGACAAGGCCTTCCTGCGGATCGGCATGCCCGAGCTCATGAAGCACCTGCACTACCGGATCATCGACGTCTCCACCATCAAGGAGCTCTCCTCCCGCTGGTACCCGGAGGCGAAGAAGACGGCCCCAGCCAAGACCGGCAACCACCGGGCGCTCGGAGATATCCAGGATTCCATCGAGGAGCTGAAGCACTACCGGCGGACCGTGTTCAAGCAGGGGTGA
- a CDS encoding acyltransferase family protein, giving the protein MGQRNHRLDRAKGALVFLVVLGHMLAAVSPWDSDVLRVLQTAIYSFHIPAFVFLAGITAKSDRLPQRVAFFLVLLATAMPLYYGWMSLIGLNPEFDSLVPYWLTWFLLAMVWWTLSTPLIERFPRALLAISVLAALFGGLIPTYDYELSLSRTLVFWPFFVIGKLYGSQVLTWAGGRTPSQKGGLALAAATPMLLFYLYDPNKIWFYGVRNFDWHDVSVPEGAATRLIVGLSAALTTVAFCTFMSNRAGYLCTVGRNSLAVYLLHGFVVRLLDIPLDDSLDHISSPVMLVACVLLAVLTTWLFALPPFNAGLRKYGEGVVRMIFLPFSKLRSVRAPS; this is encoded by the coding sequence GTGGGACAGAGAAACCATCGACTTGATCGCGCCAAGGGTGCGCTGGTGTTCCTTGTCGTCCTCGGACACATGTTGGCGGCAGTCTCGCCTTGGGATTCGGATGTCCTGCGGGTGCTGCAGACAGCCATCTATTCCTTTCACATCCCCGCCTTCGTCTTCTTGGCAGGCATCACCGCGAAATCCGACAGACTGCCCCAGCGCGTCGCCTTCTTCCTGGTGCTGCTCGCCACAGCCATGCCGCTCTACTACGGCTGGATGAGCCTCATCGGGCTCAACCCAGAGTTCGACTCGCTGGTGCCGTACTGGCTGACCTGGTTCCTGCTCGCCATGGTGTGGTGGACCCTCAGCACGCCGCTGATCGAACGATTCCCCCGCGCCCTCCTCGCGATCTCGGTGCTGGCAGCCCTGTTCGGGGGCCTCATCCCCACCTATGACTACGAGCTGTCACTGTCCCGAACACTGGTGTTCTGGCCCTTCTTCGTCATCGGGAAGCTCTATGGCTCGCAGGTCCTCACCTGGGCCGGCGGTCGGACTCCGAGCCAGAAGGGTGGGCTGGCCCTCGCGGCTGCCACACCAATGCTGCTGTTCTATCTCTACGATCCCAACAAGATCTGGTTCTACGGCGTCCGAAACTTCGACTGGCACGATGTCAGCGTCCCTGAGGGGGCGGCCACGCGCCTGATCGTGGGCCTCAGCGCCGCCCTGACCACGGTGGCGTTCTGCACCTTCATGTCCAACCGGGCGGGCTACCTGTGCACTGTGGGGCGAAATTCGCTGGCGGTCTACCTCCTCCACGGCTTCGTGGTCAGGCTTCTCGACATACCGCTGGATGACAGCCTGGACCACATCTCCTCCCCCGTGATGCTTGTCGCGTGTGTGCTCCTCGCCGTGCTGACCACGTGGCTGTTCGCGCTGCCGCCGTTCAATGCCGGCCTGCGCAAATACGGCGAAGGCGTGGTTCGCATGATATTTTTACCTTTTTCGAAGCTGCGTTCCGTCAGAGCACCATCTTGA
- a CDS encoding phosphatase PAP2 family protein has translation MSTMQTQVEQRQNTASPWPYTLAVSVSILVGAIAVVASVSAGIPLKDPEGFLGPAWVRLPLLALLLFAIGLLPAAVRRSGWRNLGSGVRDVLRHEWSVRRVLYIATGLGTFYVCYVGYRNLKNVLPVYRDGVLFDRELLQLDRWIFGGVDPARVLHDIFGVELTAQVLSFIYMAYLPLIPLTLGIFLVLNRNLAVGAWYATTLSLNWVIGTLSYYLLPALGPIYARPDLYDSLPETRVAELQESLLSNRLRFLSSPETSEAIHGVAAFASLHVSITFAAAYFMHRTGQHLGVRIFAWAFFGLTVLSTLYFGWHYVVDDIVGIVIGYLAVAIAAAATGHGFFNSHGIVAAVLARPELIEDGSPRMKDTREDPV, from the coding sequence ATGTCCACAATGCAAACGCAGGTTGAACAGCGTCAGAACACTGCCTCGCCATGGCCCTACACCCTTGCGGTGAGCGTCTCCATTCTTGTAGGAGCCATCGCGGTGGTGGCATCGGTCTCCGCTGGAATCCCGTTGAAGGATCCCGAAGGATTCCTCGGCCCGGCGTGGGTTCGGCTGCCTCTGTTGGCGCTGCTGCTCTTCGCCATCGGACTCCTGCCTGCCGCAGTGCGGCGATCCGGTTGGAGGAACCTGGGGTCCGGCGTCCGAGACGTGCTGCGACACGAGTGGAGCGTTCGGCGCGTGCTCTACATCGCCACTGGTCTGGGGACCTTCTACGTCTGCTACGTCGGGTATCGCAACCTCAAGAACGTGCTGCCGGTCTACCGCGACGGTGTGCTCTTCGACCGCGAGCTGTTGCAGCTGGACCGCTGGATCTTCGGTGGCGTGGACCCGGCCCGCGTGCTGCACGACATCTTCGGAGTGGAGCTCACAGCCCAGGTGCTGTCCTTCATCTACATGGCGTACCTGCCGCTGATCCCGCTCACGCTCGGGATCTTCCTGGTGCTCAACCGCAATCTTGCGGTGGGCGCGTGGTACGCCACCACGCTGAGCCTGAACTGGGTGATCGGAACCCTCAGCTACTACCTGCTTCCGGCCCTGGGGCCGATCTACGCGCGCCCCGACCTCTATGACAGCCTGCCCGAGACGCGAGTCGCCGAGCTGCAGGAATCCCTGCTGAGCAATCGTCTGCGGTTCCTCTCCAGCCCGGAGACCAGTGAAGCCATCCATGGGGTGGCGGCCTTCGCCTCGCTGCACGTCTCGATCACCTTCGCCGCCGCCTACTTCATGCACCGCACCGGTCAGCACCTCGGGGTGCGGATCTTCGCCTGGGCATTCTTCGGACTGACGGTCCTCTCCACGCTCTACTTCGGTTGGCACTACGTGGTGGATGACATTGTGGGCATCGTGATCGGCTACCTGGCAGTCGCGATCGCCGCGGCAGCCACCGGCCACGGGTTCTTCAACAGTCACGGCATCGTCGCGGCGGTGCTGGCTCGGCCGGAACTGATCGAGGATGGCAGCCCCCGGATGAAGGACACCCGGGAGGATCCCGTCTGA
- a CDS encoding glycine zipper family protein → MADEDESSTNHLALGIALGSVFGMLLGLLFFDNAGMGLALGAGMGVALGAGLESQRSKKKEEDDDGAAST, encoded by the coding sequence ATGGCGGATGAGGACGAAAGCTCCACGAACCATCTCGCGCTCGGGATTGCCCTGGGATCGGTGTTCGGAATGCTGCTGGGACTGCTGTTCTTCGACAACGCCGGAATGGGCCTCGCCCTCGGCGCGGGAATGGGGGTCGCGCTCGGCGCGGGCCTCGAGTCACAGCGCTCGAAGAAGAAGGAAGAGGACGACGACGGCGCCGCCTCGACTTAG
- a CDS encoding AMP-dependent synthetase/ligase → MQDTATPALIDVPAQMNTTDFLEQQSREDPDNVLFTRRDSTGAWVDVTAAQFHAQVVALAKGLISRGTQPGDRVGIMSATRFEWSLLDFALWYAGAVSVPIYETSSAAQIAWIAEDAELSLVFAETPRHAQTIHEGLEASALQSRPSVLQIEGEDLAALRDSGREVSAQELESRRAAATTEDLATVIYTSGVTGRPKGCELTHGNFVEHSLQTIAAMEGVVGRQSSTVLFLPMAHVFARFVSVLFIAAGGRVAHTTDIRQLIEDLGDIQPTFLLGVPRVFEKIYNSAALKADGDGRTRIFDAAVDTAVRWSQASAEGRVPWTLRLKHRLFSRLVYSKLRARMGGRVTHAFSGGSPLGDRLAHFFNGVGIQIIEGYGLTETTAPVTGNLPAHYRIGTIGHPLPGNAVRIAEDGEVLVRGSSLFRGYRNRPELNAESFSADGWFYTGDLGRLDEQGRLIITGRKKEIIVTSGGKNVSPAQLEDAIRADLLVSQAVVVGDGKPFISSMITLDGDVAPSWLRGKGLDPETSMKELTEHPEVLTHVQQVIDSANASVSQAESIRSFTVLEDDFTIDSGHLTPSLKIRRAEVMRDFQRVVENLYEKAATRARRR, encoded by the coding sequence TTGCAGGACACCGCGACACCGGCGCTGATCGATGTGCCAGCACAGATGAACACCACCGACTTCCTGGAGCAGCAGAGCCGTGAAGACCCCGATAACGTTCTCTTCACCCGCCGGGACTCGACCGGAGCGTGGGTGGACGTCACCGCGGCACAGTTCCACGCCCAGGTGGTGGCCCTGGCGAAGGGCTTGATCAGCCGCGGCACGCAGCCGGGAGACCGGGTGGGCATCATGTCGGCCACCCGCTTCGAGTGGAGCCTGCTGGACTTCGCCCTCTGGTACGCCGGAGCGGTCTCGGTGCCGATCTACGAGACCTCCTCGGCCGCGCAGATCGCGTGGATCGCCGAGGACGCCGAACTCAGCCTGGTCTTCGCCGAGACCCCGCGGCACGCGCAGACCATCCACGAAGGACTGGAGGCGTCCGCGCTGCAGTCCCGGCCGTCGGTGCTGCAGATCGAGGGCGAGGACCTCGCCGCGCTCCGGGACTCTGGCCGCGAGGTCTCCGCGCAGGAGCTGGAGTCTCGGCGCGCCGCCGCGACCACCGAAGACCTGGCCACGGTTATCTATACCTCCGGAGTCACCGGACGGCCCAAGGGCTGCGAGCTGACCCACGGGAACTTCGTCGAGCACAGCCTGCAGACCATCGCCGCAATGGAAGGGGTCGTGGGCAGGCAGTCCTCCACTGTCCTGTTCCTGCCCATGGCCCATGTCTTCGCCCGTTTCGTCTCGGTGCTGTTCATCGCCGCCGGGGGACGGGTCGCGCACACCACCGACATCAGGCAGCTCATCGAGGACCTCGGCGACATCCAGCCGACATTCCTGCTCGGCGTGCCCCGGGTCTTCGAGAAGATCTACAACTCCGCAGCGCTGAAGGCCGACGGCGACGGCAGAACGCGCATCTTCGACGCTGCGGTGGACACGGCGGTGCGCTGGTCCCAGGCCAGCGCCGAGGGCAGGGTGCCGTGGACTCTGCGCCTGAAGCACCGCTTGTTCAGCCGACTGGTCTACTCCAAGCTTCGGGCCCGGATGGGCGGGCGCGTCACTCATGCCTTCTCCGGCGGCTCTCCGCTGGGTGATCGCCTCGCACACTTCTTCAACGGTGTCGGGATCCAGATCATCGAGGGCTATGGGCTCACCGAGACCACCGCCCCGGTCACGGGCAATCTGCCGGCGCACTACCGGATCGGAACCATCGGGCATCCCTTGCCCGGCAACGCGGTGCGCATCGCCGAGGACGGCGAGGTCCTGGTGCGGGGCAGCTCGCTCTTCCGCGGCTACCGCAATCGGCCGGAGCTCAACGCCGAGTCCTTCAGCGCCGACGGTTGGTTCTACACCGGAGACCTGGGGCGGCTCGACGAGCAGGGTCGGCTGATCATCACCGGACGCAAGAAGGAGATCATCGTCACTTCCGGAGGCAAGAACGTCTCCCCCGCCCAGCTCGAGGACGCCATACGAGCAGATCTTCTAGTCTCCCAGGCGGTGGTCGTCGGGGACGGCAAGCCCTTCATCAGCTCCATGATCACCTTGGACGGTGATGTCGCGCCGAGCTGGCTGCGCGGGAAGGGGCTGGATCCCGAGACCTCCATGAAGGAGCTCACCGAGCACCCGGAGGTCCTGACCCATGTACAGCAGGTGATCGACTCGGCCAACGCCTCGGTCTCACAGGCCGAGTCCATTCGCAGCTTCACGGTGCTCGAGGACGATTTCACCATCGACTCCGGCCACCTGACGCCTTCGCTGAAGATCAGGCGAGCCGAGGTCATGCGTGACTTCCAGCGCGTGGTGGAGAACCTCTACGAGAAGGCCGCCACCCGCGCGAGGCGACGCTAG
- a CDS encoding ABC transporter permease has protein sequence MLTIARSELQQILRNRMVFFSATVIPVGLSLLFIAQREAFSQVPTGMGFLAGAFMMILISMGLYSTAVTTLAARRQTLFLKRLRSTAVSDPVALAGILGPPALIGIIQVTAVLTVLAVLTEAPAEIPLLIVSGLSLVLMMLGLALATAGITTSPEHAQVTTLPVTMGTSAVAFWIGFTGTDELGMLKRALPGGAATELTINAWNGGVDLVDNLLLLPPTLAWIVIGVLLAKRFFRWEPRR, from the coding sequence ATGCTCACCATTGCTCGCAGCGAGCTCCAACAGATCCTTCGCAACCGGATGGTCTTCTTCAGCGCCACCGTCATCCCCGTAGGCCTGAGCCTGCTCTTCATCGCCCAGCGTGAGGCTTTCAGTCAGGTCCCCACCGGCATGGGGTTCCTCGCCGGGGCCTTCATGATGATCCTGATCAGCATGGGCCTCTACTCCACGGCCGTGACCACCTTGGCCGCCCGCCGGCAGACGCTCTTCCTGAAACGGCTGCGCTCCACCGCGGTCAGTGACCCGGTCGCCCTCGCCGGGATCCTCGGACCCCCGGCGCTGATCGGGATCATCCAGGTCACCGCGGTGCTGACCGTGCTGGCGGTGCTCACCGAGGCCCCGGCAGAGATCCCGCTGCTGATCGTCTCCGGGCTCTCCCTGGTGCTGATGATGCTCGGACTGGCATTGGCCACCGCCGGGATCACCACCTCGCCCGAGCACGCGCAGGTGACCACGCTGCCGGTGACCATGGGCACCTCCGCGGTGGCGTTCTGGATCGGGTTCACCGGAACCGATGAGCTGGGCATGCTCAAGCGGGCGCTGCCGGGCGGTGCCGCGACCGAGCTGACCATCAACGCCTGGAACGGGGGCGTGGATCTGGTCGACAACCTGCTGCTGCTGCCACCGACGTTGGCCTGGATCGTCATCGGGGTGCTGCTGGCCAAGCGCTTCTTCCGCTGGGAGCCCCGACGCTGA